The window taggaaggccaaaaaagaatttgaagaacaaccagccaaagactcaaaaagtaacagcaaacaATGTGTaagaacatcagaagcaggaagctgctaacaaccagtggggcccctggacgatggGAGGAACTCAAGAGGGGAACTCAAGGCCCATAACTAAGGCTACGGTTTGTCACAggtacttttagtaaaagtcatggatcgGTCAGGTGCAGTGAACAAAAATctatggcctgtgacctgtccatgacttgtacaatataccctgcccagcccctgctctgccccacgttccgcccagcccctgctccctagACCCCGCCCCATGttcccccctgcccagcccctgctctgccccacatTCCCCCCCACTCAGCCCGATCCCCACACCCCGCCCCACgttcccccctcccagccccccctcgcCACACCCCGCCCCACgttcccccctcccagccccccctcgcCACACCCCGCCCCACgttccccccctcccagccccccctcgcCACACCCTGGCCCACGGgaccccccgcccagccccccctCGCCacaccccgctcccccccccgcacctctcTCTTGCGCACGATGCCCCGGGCCCGGCGCCGGCCGATGCCGCTCAGCGCCCCCTCCAGCTCCGACACCCCGGCGCGGTTGATGTCCAGCTTCCGCCCgccggggcccgggccccccggACCCGACATCCCGGGACAGGAAACACCGCGGCCCCGCAGGCCCGACCACACTGCGCACGCGCCCTCCCAGACACCCGGATTGCGCACgcgcctgcccagcccctggcggCGGAGGGAGCAGCCGCCGGCCAGCCTGGGCATGCGCGCAACCGGCACGTCTCGTGTCCCCTCCCGAACTACAATTCCCACAAGGCACCGCGCGGCGATCGAACAAAAACTTTATTGATATAAAGAAAAAGATGTTACACGCCCCCCCGGGGCGCAGGGGGAGAGacacacagccccgccccccccccagccgggTCCGGAAGACTAAACACGCCCCGACCCCCAGTGGGGCAAGGTCCccaggacagagcaggggtgggggcggggccctcaggacagagcaggggtgggggcggggccagggcccCCAGGACAGGCCCCCAGGCAGAGGCAGGacggggctgggtgcagggcccccagtgcagagcagaggtggggcccccaggcagggctgggtgcagggcccccaggacagagcaggggtgggggcagggcccccagGACTGGCCCCCAGGCAGAggcagggcggggctgggtgcagggcccccagtgcagagcaggggtggggcccccaggcaggggaagggcagggctgggtgcagggcccccagggcagagcaggggtgtgagtgggggcaggggtggggcccccaggcagagccagggtggggctgggtgcagggcccccagtgcagagcaggggtggggcccccaggcagggctgggtgcagggcccccaggacagagcaggggtggggcccccaggcaggggaagggcagggctgggtgcagggcccccagggcagagcaggggtgtgggtggggcccccaggcagagccagggtggggctgggtgcagggcccccagtgcagagcaggggtggggcccccaggcaggggaagggcagggctgggtgcagggcccccagggcacagcaggggcagggccccgaGGCAGGGGCAAGGCAGTGCTGCGTGCAGGGcccccaggctggggctgggtgcaaGAGCAGGGCCTCCAGGGCAGACACCAGCTGAGGGGCCCCTCAGCGCTTCTTATAGAGGCAGGGTCTCAGCACCAGGCCCGGGAGCTTCCCCCGAGCCCGGGAGGGCCCCGTCTTGGAGAAATCAAACATGTAGAAAAAGGGATTGTCCAGGTCCTGCAAGGGGAGAAACAGCTGATGGGAGCTAgaccaggccccccccccccacccacacacacccctgccatcCACCCACTGGCTCCTaccatccctcccccacacctctctACCGCACCCCCCAGCCCATCTTACACCCCCATGCCTGCTCCTTGCCAGCCCCCagactccccctgcacctgccaccaccacctctcccctcccctgcacctggcactacagcccagccctgccagggggCCTTCTAGCCAGACACAGGCCAAGAGCAACCCTGCAAGCTGCCCTGCCCTATCTTGTCCTGGGggcggcaacagcagcagctcagaggcAGAGGCAGGCCCACCCTGCCCACAGCAATACATGCCTCTGGGGCCCCATCCTGCCcgcagcatggggagaaggggtAGGACGCACCTTGGAGACAATCTGAAAGCCCAGCTGAGTCACGGCACTCACAAAGGCCCGGATGTCTGCAAAGCGGCTGGCAACCTCTGCCACCTTCAGCATGCCCCTGGGGAGATGTCAGGTGAGGGGTGAGGGCTGGTTTCTCGAGCCACTGCCCGCATCCCCGACAACgcctgctctgcacagctcccctccgcccctccctgtgagttatgagtgtaatatacagtaacatctcattgaaaggtgacatagggtcagaaagagttaattaactcacagactaACCTGACCCAGGGCCAAACTTTAAAGACttgttaggaagatctgtaagtgaacagagctttgaaatgcagccgcATTGTTAGAGGTAGTAGTGGAGGTGTTTGTTCAGGTCTTGGGATGttagcaaacaagtcttgtctattgctatagctttaATTCAATGCTGGTTAATTAATTCAATGCTGCATTAATTTAATGCTGGTTACAGAGGCCTGTAATACATTCCTGCGTCTGGCTGGCTGCTCCAACCTCTGAAGAGAGTCTATCCCAGGACTGGCTATGAGCATTTTCTTTGGCGTGAAACCCAAAGAGCAGCTGACCAGGGGTAGGTGACTGGCTGAGGAGTAACCCGACTATTGCTGCATGCAGGGAGCTGCGGCTGTCAGTCCCAGGACGTCACgaacttttattggacccacttctgtcgGTCTGGGAGACCAGTTTTCAAGCCCCTTccctgaggggtggggaaggtctCCCAGCAACACGCTGCCCTCTTGGCGCCCTTCAGTGACTTGGGGGGCAAGGCCCATCTGTCAGAGACGCGCTCGcctgggtttgtgccctggtgCCTCACGGCCACGCCTCACACTCCTGCTTTATGCCTCCACCCCTCAGCGTTGTGCTGCCACACGGCTCCCCCAGGTTATCCCAGGTCCCCATTACCCTGGCCTCAGCACCCGGTTGGCCTCTTCCAGGATCTCCCGCAGATTGGTGCCCATCAGTGCCAGACAGAACACGGTGACATCCACAGACTCGTCTGCCAGCGGCACCTGTAGGGCCACCCAGCAGCATGAGCCCCGGTGGGAATGTAACAcagggagacccccccacacacacctgtacctgctccctgcaggcccatacccagcctcagccccccgcCTGGTACCCCCCGCCCATCTCCCCTACCTTGGCCATGTCGCACACAGTGACACGTGGACTCAGAGCCACCAGGTCGAACGAGTGAACCTTGTTCCTGACGCTGGTCGCAATCTTGCAGTCACCGCATCCAAAATCTGCTACCACCAGCGAGGCCGGACTGAGGGGGCAGCAGAGAGTGGGTGCCAGGCCATGGACCCCGCCAGGGCTCAGCCATGCCCCACCCCTACGCTGGGCCAGAGGTcccccagcagcaccagcccGGCCCCTGCACTCACCGCCCCCGCAGGTACTGGATAATGCGGTGAACCGGATTCTCGGGCCAGCGCCCCACCTGCCGGGTGAAGCCACGGTGATAGATGGCGAAGGCAGCAGGGTCGCGCTGGAAGAGCCGggctgcctcctggctgctggacGTATAGAGCTGCTGGTTGATGTAGCGGAAACGGGCTGACTGGAGCCGCTCCTCCATCCGGGCCCGCAACGCCCCCGAGAGCTCCAACGGGGGCAGTGCCGAGGTCCTCTGCTCCAcatcctgccccctgcccaggctCTGCCCCACATCCTTCCCCACGCCTGCTTTGAACTTGTTCTTCTGTCGCCTTTTATTCTTCTGTTTGTTCCTccactgcttcctgctcagcactGGACCAGGCCCCCCAGTGGCTGCGCCCCGGCTTGGCGGCTCTTTGTTGGGCGTGTGTGCTTTGTCCCCGGGGGCCTCTGCTGCACAGTCTAGGGGGAGAGACAGGCAGGTCGACGCTTAACCGCTGCATTGGCCCAGTGGCCCCCACGTCACTTACCTCTGGTGAGGATGCTCTGAGAACGCACTCAGCCTGCCTCCCTGAGGGGAGCAGCCGTCTCCCCGTCAGTGCTGCCTACACAGGGGTCATGTCGGTCTCACTGCCTGGACTTTTCACCCCCGAGTGACATAGCAACACCAGGATGAGCCTGGGAGGCCTGGCCTTGGTGTGAGACACCCACTCAGTGCACACAGGTCAAGGGATTCAGGGTAGAGTCCATCCAGCcctcctgctccagggctggcttgcTTCAcgcaggcctgcctgcaaacccCAGGCCCAGCGTCAGTCACTCCCACCTCctgagaagtggcccaggggtgcATCTCCCTGCAGGAAGCTCCTGAGAGTCAACATGGAAACccgcccccctgccctgactctgcagtccctctgggaggggagctgtgCCGGCCCACTCCGTACCTTTCCTCCGTCTCCTGCCAGCTGGCTCTGGCTCCGGCTCCGGCCCTGCCTGGGGAGCGCCGGAGCCGCTTGGGGCGAtatgggggaaggaggcagcTCTGGGTTTCAGGCCCCGTCTCTGTTTCCTGGGCTGTTTTCTCCCCGCCCGGTCCGCAGAGTCAGACTCAGATTCGCTGTCCCCAGACAGGGGCCCGGGGCTCTGAGGAGGCTCCGCGCAGCTTGAGGCCTCCAGGCGCTGCAGGGTCGTGAGGAGCTGTCTGCGCTGCTTTTGCAAGGAGCCTCTGGGAGCCTGGAGATAGCAGGGGCATCAGTGCTGCCCCCAGAGCTATGGGAGTCCAAGGGGTCCAcgctg of the Gopherus flavomarginatus isolate rGopFla2 chromosome 1, rGopFla2.mat.asm, whole genome shotgun sequence genome contains:
- the RRP8 gene encoding ribosomal RNA-processing protein 8 produces the protein MFDEGGWNKEDGGEALSQALLTPQRCPAQHCPPAPRGSLQKQRRQLLTTLQRLEASSCAEPPQSPGPLSGDSESESDSADRAGRKQPRKQRRGLKPRAASFPHIAPSGSGAPQAGPEPEPEPAGRRRRKDCAAEAPGDKAHTPNKEPPSRGAATGGPGPVLSRKQWRNKQKNKRRQKNKFKAGVGKDVGQSLGRGQDVEQRTSALPPLELSGALRARMEERLQSARFRYINQQLYTSSSQEAARLFQRDPAAFAIYHRGFTRQVGRWPENPVHRIIQYLRGRPASLVVADFGCGDCKIATSVRNKVHSFDLVALSPRVTVCDMAKVPLADESVDVTVFCLALMGTNLREILEEANRVLRPGGMLKVAEVASRFADIRAFVSAVTQLGFQIVSKDLDNPFFYMFDFSKTGPSRARGKLPGLVLRPCLYKKR